One genomic region from bacterium encodes:
- a CDS encoding response regulator has protein sequence RAALLVRQMLDFAGRGGGARASLDLSRTVAEVAHLVEAAVPKSAKLELDLAPETPAIRGDAAQIVQVAMNLVINAGEALGGEGGTVRVATGVRALDGDALVDQWTRERRDPGDYAFLEVADTGCGMDEETLARIFDPFFTTKFAGRGLGLAATLGIVRGHGGLLDVKSAPGAGTTFTVYLPLSAGDADSAAARAPSSFWRGRGTVLIADDEPLVREVARRMVERLGFDALPAADGTEAAAIFDARRDDLAAALIDLTMPGLSGPELFRRIAAARPDLPVVVVSGFSEAEARRRVGDPPPAGFLQKPFEFDQLRAALRAAVERVSGAAGER, from the coding sequence GCGCGCGGCGCTGCTCGTGCGGCAGATGCTCGACTTCGCCGGGCGCGGCGGCGGGGCGCGCGCGTCGCTCGACCTTTCGCGGACGGTCGCCGAGGTCGCCCATCTCGTCGAGGCGGCGGTGCCGAAGAGCGCGAAGCTGGAGCTCGACCTCGCGCCCGAGACGCCGGCGATCCGCGGCGACGCGGCGCAGATCGTCCAAGTGGCGATGAACCTCGTGATCAACGCCGGCGAGGCGCTCGGCGGCGAGGGCGGAACGGTGCGCGTCGCGACGGGAGTCCGCGCCCTCGACGGCGACGCGCTGGTGGACCAGTGGACGCGGGAGCGCCGCGATCCTGGCGACTACGCCTTCCTCGAGGTCGCCGACACCGGCTGCGGGATGGACGAGGAGACGCTGGCGCGGATCTTCGACCCGTTCTTCACGACGAAGTTCGCGGGGCGCGGCCTCGGGCTCGCCGCGACGCTGGGGATCGTCCGCGGCCACGGCGGACTCTTGGACGTGAAGAGCGCGCCGGGCGCGGGAACGACGTTCACGGTCTACCTCCCGCTCTCCGCCGGCGACGCCGACTCCGCGGCGGCGCGCGCTCCGTCGTCGTTCTGGCGCGGACGCGGCACGGTGCTGATCGCGGACGACGAGCCGTTGGTGCGCGAGGTCGCGCGGCGAATGGTCGAACGCCTCGGCTTCGACGCGCTGCCCGCGGCCGACGGGACGGAGGCGGCGGCGATCTTCGACGCGCGGCGGGACGATCTGGCCGCGGCGCTGATCGACCTGACGATGCCCGGTTTGTCCGGACCCGAGCTCTTCCGGCGCATCGCCGCGGCGCGTCCCGACCTGCCGGTCGTCGTCGTCAGCGGCTTCTCCGAAGCGGAGGCGCGCCGGCGCGTCGGCGACCCGCCGCCGGCCGGATTCCTGCAGAAGCCGTTCGAGTTCGATCAGCTGCGCGCCGCGCTGCGCGCGGCGGTCGAGCGCGTCTCGGGCGCCGCGGGCGAACGCTGA